In the bacterium genome, one interval contains:
- a CDS encoding NAD(P)H-dependent oxidoreductase has product MHVYIVFAHPARDSFNRKVLEVFTRGLGESGHTYEIGDLYEMNFISEMDAEQYEREVGLDPEAPVPADVGMEQAKIDSADVLAFIYPVWWSDCPAKLKGWFDRVLTYGYAYFYDSKGERHTRINIRKAVVICSAGHTLEHLEKTGIAESMKRIMLHDRLLGVGVKEAHMEILGGMMPGEDKYLHENLQKVHDLARSL; this is encoded by the coding sequence GTGCACGTGTACATTGTTTTTGCCCACCCAGCCAGGGATTCTTTCAACAGAAAGGTGCTTGAGGTTTTCACTCGGGGTCTTGGGGAAAGTGGGCACACGTACGAGATCGGCGATCTGTACGAGATGAATTTTATTTCCGAAATGGATGCCGAGCAGTACGAACGTGAAGTGGGGCTTGACCCCGAGGCACCTGTGCCGGCAGACGTCGGAATGGAACAGGCAAAGATCGACAGCGCGGATGTCCTGGCTTTCATATACCCCGTGTGGTGGAGTGACTGTCCTGCGAAGCTGAAGGGCTGGTTCGACAGAGTGCTCACATACGGATATGCCTACTTTTATGACAGCAAGGGAGAGCGCCACACAAGGATAAACATCAGGAAGGCGGTTGTTATCTGCTCGGCCGGACACACATTGGAACATCTGGAGAAGACCGGGATTGCGGAGAGCATGAAGCGGATCATGCTCCATGACAGGCTTCTCGGGGTGGGGGTCAAGGAGGCACACATGGAGATTCTTGGAGGGATGATGCCTGGAGAGGACAAGTATCTGCACGAGAATCTCCAGAAGGTCCATGACCTTGCCAGGAGCCTCTGA
- a CDS encoding TRC40/GET3/ArsA family transport-energizing ATPase: MGGITKDMNRFMEEHPRLKYVFFGGKGGVGKTVMAGAAALWAARQGKKTLLASTNPVHSLSNLLEKDVFGKVAMVCDEQNCYAFEIDTKDTIERSKQEIREKINWFLKFADITTKAEDFIESATMNPAFEESAMFENMMEIMFKDEYDFYVFDTAPTANARRLLGMSKVYSMWVEKMLRSRQEARSLREMLSFSKKEEKDPLLDYLLTFRDRMGKAKELLTDESLTAFFFVTLPEALPIAVITRFINWFHEFGIPVGGVVVNGLIQKELVGTDAPEFVQNRLKMQQEHMDEIWRIFGDRVRSLVPLFETEVKGAAMLNRTVEYLFARHGS; the protein is encoded by the coding sequence GTGGGCGGCATCACCAAGGACATGAACCGTTTCATGGAGGAACACCCCAGGCTCAAATACGTTTTCTTCGGCGGCAAAGGAGGGGTGGGAAAGACGGTCATGGCAGGGGCCGCGGCCCTGTGGGCGGCCAGGCAGGGCAAGAAGACGCTTCTTGCCTCCACCAACCCCGTACACAGCCTCTCCAATCTCTTGGAAAAGGACGTGTTCGGCAAGGTGGCCATGGTTTGCGACGAGCAGAATTGTTACGCCTTTGAGATAGACACCAAGGACACCATAGAACGCTCCAAGCAGGAGATAAGAGAGAAGATAAACTGGTTTCTCAAGTTCGCTGACATCACCACCAAGGCCGAGGACTTCATAGAGTCTGCCACCATGAACCCAGCCTTTGAGGAGTCGGCCATGTTCGAGAACATGATGGAGATCATGTTCAAGGACGAGTACGACTTCTACGTATTCGACACGGCCCCCACTGCCAACGCCAGAAGGCTCTTGGGCATGTCCAAGGTTTATTCCATGTGGGTGGAAAAGATGCTAAGAAGCAGGCAGGAGGCCAGATCCCTGAGGGAAATGCTTTCTTTCTCCAAGAAGGAAGAAAAGGATCCTTTGCTGGATTACCTGCTTACCTTCAGGGACCGCATGGGAAAGGCCAAGGAGCTCCTCACGGATGAATCTCTCACGGCCTTCTTCTTCGTGACACTGCCCGAGGCCCTGCCCATAGCCGTCATCACCAGGTTCATCAACTGGTTTCACGAGTTCGGTATCCCTGTTGGGGGAGTTGTGGTAAACGGCCTTATTCAGAAAGAGCTCGTGGGAACAGATGCCCCCGAATTCGTGCAGAACAGGCTCAAGATGCAGCAGGAACACATGGATGAGATCTGGAGGATCTTCGGAGACAGGGTCAGAAGCCTTGTGCCCTTGTTCGAAACAGAGGTGAAGGGAGCGGCTATGCTAAACAGGACCGTGGAGTACCTTTTTGCCCGCCACGGGTCCTGA
- a CDS encoding DUF6282 family protein, whose translation MKVFKKLLSGAVDMHVHFSPDTLPRKLDALEVAREAAQAGMAALVLKSHAYNTAPLAAVVEKLVGGVRVFGSIVLNRAVGGINPDAVRAALSLGAKVIWMPTVSAANHQKALRGSPRAGHLGRLGVETTGLSILDPEGKVLPEVVEIVRLIRDAQAVLASGHLALVEVKSLVECAAQEGLKRLIVTHPELDITWIPDQDQKELAAKGALFERCWFSSSPSGLGQDPSIIVNSIKSVGAESTIISSDMGQVGNPSPVEGLGLFLKELLDRGIGPEEIELMSKHTPKKLLGLD comes from the coding sequence GTGAAGGTTTTCAAGAAGCTTCTTTCAGGGGCCGTGGACATGCACGTGCATTTCTCTCCGGACACCCTCCCCAGAAAGCTGGATGCTCTGGAGGTGGCCAGGGAGGCTGCCCAAGCGGGGATGGCTGCCTTGGTGCTCAAGAGTCACGCGTACAACACCGCGCCTCTGGCAGCAGTGGTGGAGAAGCTTGTGGGAGGTGTCAGGGTATTCGGCTCCATTGTGCTCAACAGGGCTGTTGGGGGAATCAACCCCGATGCGGTTCGTGCAGCCCTTTCTCTGGGGGCCAAGGTGATCTGGATGCCCACGGTTTCAGCCGCTAACCACCAGAAGGCCTTGAGGGGTTCGCCCCGCGCCGGGCATCTGGGCAGGCTCGGGGTGGAGACAACAGGATTGAGTATACTGGATCCAGAGGGAAAGGTTCTGCCGGAGGTGGTAGAGATCGTAAGGCTCATCAGGGATGCGCAAGCTGTGCTGGCATCAGGGCATCTGGCTCTGGTGGAAGTGAAATCCCTTGTGGAATGTGCTGCCCAAGAAGGGCTCAAAAGGCTCATCGTGACCCATCCGGAACTGGACATAACCTGGATTCCAGATCAGGACCAAAAAGAGCTTGCGGCCAAGGGGGCCTTGTTTGAGCGTTGCTGGTTTTCTTCAAGCCCTTCAGGTTTGGGGCAGGACCCCTCAATAATAGTCAATAGCATCAAGAGCGTAGGGGCAGAAAGTACAATCATCTCCTCTGACATGGGGCAGGTGGGAAACCCCAGTCCTGTGGAAGGCCTGGGCCTTTTCCTAAAGGAACTTCTGGATCGGGGTATAGGCCCGGAAGAAATAGAACTCATGAGCAAGCACACCCCCAAGAAGCTCCTGGGTCTGGACTAA
- a CDS encoding class I SAM-dependent methyltransferase: MDIPRIFNITESAHRIHNPFTPQKLSTLGAALRLEPGTRILDLGSGSGEMLCTWARDHGITGTGIDLSRLFTEQARRRAQELGVADRVTFIHGDAAGYVAEEKVDVAACVGATWIGGGVAGTIELLAQSLRTGGIILIGEPYWRRLPPTPDVVKGCLAHQISDFLPLPELLGSFGRLGYDVVEMVLADQDGWDRYEAAKWLTMRRWLEANPDDELAKEVRDLLSSEPVRHATYTREYLGWGVFALMPR; the protein is encoded by the coding sequence GTGGACATCCCACGGATATTCAACATCACCGAAAGCGCTCACCGCATCCACAACCCGTTCACACCCCAGAAGCTTTCCACTCTTGGCGCGGCATTGCGCCTGGAGCCGGGCACCCGTATCCTGGATCTGGGCAGCGGCTCAGGCGAGATGCTGTGCACCTGGGCACGTGATCACGGAATTACCGGCACCGGCATTGACCTTAGCCGATTGTTCACCGAGCAGGCAAGACGCCGCGCCCAGGAACTCGGCGTAGCTGATCGGGTCACCTTCATCCATGGAGATGCTGCCGGGTATGTTGCCGAAGAGAAGGTCGATGTGGCAGCCTGTGTCGGTGCCACGTGGATAGGCGGGGGAGTTGCCGGCACCATTGAACTTCTGGCGCAGAGCCTGCGTACCGGAGGGATCATCCTGATTGGTGAGCCCTACTGGAGGCGGCTGCCGCCCACACCGGATGTTGTCAAAGGGTGTCTTGCCCACCAGATCTCCGACTTTCTCCCCCTTCCAGAGCTTCTCGGGTCTTTCGGCCGCCTCGGCTACGACGTGGTGGAAATGGTTCTGGCTGACCAAGACGGCTGGGACAGATACGAGGCTGCTAAATGGCTCACCATGCGCCGGTGGCTTGAGGCAAATCCCGACGACGAGTTGGCGAAAGAAGTTCGAGATCTGCTCTCCTCGGAACCCGTGCGTCACGCCACCTACACGCGTGAATACCTGGGCTGGGGTGTGTTTGCGCTGATGCCGCGGTGA
- a CDS encoding carbon starvation CstA family protein, with protein sequence MNSVVVLVLGLAVAYFGYRLYAKHIDRKIIQSDPRKATPAKMYMDGVEFMPTSRNILFGYQFKSIAGAGPILGPIIALQWGWLPALVWILLGTLFIGWVQDYASAMVAMRKDGASMGGLSHRLISPRARVILLAFIYFYLLLIAGAFGNVVVSTAIGLKGSPMAWLFLTGAGLLAGQMIYRWRKDIILTTVVTVVLALIGIWVGTVAPSDKIIGAGLANERWLWAIAAFVFCYFAAVLPIWRFALPINYVAAYVVFLGLFFGLIGVVILHPNFTLPAYSAFTIKIGPIWPIMFVTVACGAISGWHSLVSSSGTARQLENEQDALPVGGGVMFVEMLLALFALIIAGTLYAAPAQYAEAIAKGPGGVFAAGVSKFLGALGLPADVGRSYGSVMMIFLAITIMQLVIRFMRIATSELLSDISPVFRNAHVGTFIASVLGIFLVMTGWWQYLWILFGGANQLMASMALMIITAWLMSEGKPASWSLWPTVFMFVTTVAALLYTSYNLLDKVFKGAVKGEAAAGNTVIGIIGFFLVLASFVLAYEGLKAFGRYRAMKIQPAAAKA encoded by the coding sequence ATGAACTCGGTGGTCGTTCTCGTTTTGGGACTCGCGGTGGCCTACTTCGGTTACCGCCTTTACGCCAAGCACATTGACAGAAAGATCATTCAATCAGACCCACGCAAGGCGACTCCGGCCAAGATGTACATGGACGGCGTGGAGTTCATGCCCACCAGCAGAAACATCCTATTTGGTTACCAGTTCAAGTCCATAGCCGGAGCAGGCCCGATCCTGGGTCCCATCATAGCCCTGCAGTGGGGCTGGCTGCCTGCCCTGGTCTGGATCCTGCTTGGAACCCTCTTCATAGGTTGGGTGCAGGATTACGCCAGCGCCATGGTGGCCATGAGAAAGGATGGGGCCTCCATGGGTGGCCTGAGCCACAGGCTCATCTCTCCCAGGGCCAGGGTGATTCTCTTGGCCTTCATCTATTTTTATCTGCTCCTCATAGCCGGTGCCTTTGGAAACGTGGTGGTGAGCACGGCCATAGGTCTCAAGGGTTCTCCCATGGCCTGGCTCTTCCTCACAGGAGCGGGCCTCCTGGCTGGACAAATGATCTACAGGTGGCGCAAGGATATCATCTTGACCACCGTGGTGACCGTGGTCCTGGCCCTCATAGGGATATGGGTCGGAACCGTGGCCCCCTCTGACAAGATCATAGGCGCCGGCCTGGCCAACGAAAGATGGCTCTGGGCCATAGCGGCATTTGTTTTCTGTTACTTTGCGGCCGTGCTTCCCATCTGGCGCTTTGCGCTTCCCATAAACTACGTGGCAGCGTATGTGGTCTTCCTGGGACTCTTCTTTGGGCTCATAGGGGTGGTGATACTCCACCCCAACTTCACCCTTCCAGCTTACTCGGCCTTCACCATCAAGATTGGCCCCATCTGGCCCATCATGTTTGTGACTGTGGCCTGCGGTGCAATCTCCGGATGGCATAGCCTGGTGTCCAGCTCGGGCACTGCCAGACAGCTCGAAAACGAGCAGGACGCCCTTCCCGTTGGAGGAGGCGTCATGTTCGTGGAGATGCTTCTGGCCCTGTTTGCCCTGATCATCGCCGGCACCCTTTATGCGGCCCCGGCACAGTATGCAGAGGCCATAGCCAAGGGTCCCGGAGGGGTGTTTGCAGCAGGAGTGTCCAAGTTTCTGGGTGCATTGGGGCTGCCGGCAGATGTGGGCCGATCTTATGGAAGCGTCATGATGATATTTTTGGCCATCACCATCATGCAGCTGGTGATCAGGTTCATGAGGATAGCCACATCAGAGCTCTTGAGCGACATAAGCCCGGTATTCAGAAACGCCCATGTGGGGACCTTCATAGCCAGCGTGCTGGGCATCTTCTTGGTCATGACTGGATGGTGGCAGTATCTGTGGATTCTCTTTGGAGGCGCCAACCAGCTCATGGCCTCCATGGCGCTCATGATAATCACCGCCTGGCTGATGTCAGAGGGCAAGCCGGCCTCCTGGAGCCTGTGGCCCACTGTTTTCATGTTCGTGACCACAGTGGCGGCGCTCCTTTACACCTCGTACAACCTGCTGGACAAGGTGTTCAAGGGAGCGGTCAAGGGCGAGGCTGCCGCAGGCAACACCGTGATAGGCATCATAGGCTTTTTCCTTGTTCTGGCATCTTTCGTGCTGGCCTATGAGGGCCTTAAGGCCTTTGGAAGGTACAGGGCCATGAAGATACAACCTGCGGCTGCCAAGGCCTGA
- a CDS encoding ADP-ribosylglycohydrolase family protein — MARTRITRGADDSLRPPGDDAKEEHKARMIDRAQGCLLGQLAGDSLGALVEFRSPEDIRREYPGGVRDLTDGGTWNTIAGQPTDDSEMALSLARMLADQGRYDPEEARKAYIFWMDSGPFDCGMTVARALRGHPSADSQANGAMMRVSPLGIFGANHELELVAEWAQQDAAITHPHPVCREANALFTMAIADAVRQGCDGPNLYQQILTWAQDMEVHGSILEAVLGAAEAPPADYVRQQGWVLTALRNALWQLLHASNLEEAIVDTVMRGGDTDTNAAICGALLGAVYGRKAVPGRWVQSLLHCRPAAGQPNVHRPRPECFWPVDALELARRLLKSGELR; from the coding sequence GTGGCAAGGACCCGTATCACCCGGGGGGCAGACGATAGCCTGCGACCACCTGGTGACGATGCCAAGGAAGAGCATAAAGCCAGGATGATAGATCGCGCCCAGGGATGTCTGCTTGGCCAACTTGCGGGAGATTCCCTTGGGGCCCTGGTAGAATTTCGGAGTCCGGAGGACATCCGGCGGGAATACCCGGGAGGCGTCCGTGATCTTACAGATGGTGGCACCTGGAATACCATTGCGGGTCAGCCCACGGACGATTCCGAGATGGCCCTTTCCCTTGCCCGCATGCTGGCTGACCAAGGAAGATACGATCCCGAGGAAGCGAGGAAGGCGTACATTTTCTGGATGGACTCCGGGCCCTTTGATTGCGGCATGACAGTGGCCAGGGCTCTTCGGGGTCATCCCAGTGCGGACAGCCAGGCCAACGGCGCCATGATGCGGGTGAGCCCCTTGGGCATCTTCGGAGCCAACCATGAGCTGGAGTTGGTTGCCGAGTGGGCACAGCAGGATGCGGCGATCACTCATCCTCATCCGGTTTGCCGGGAGGCCAACGCACTGTTTACCATGGCCATCGCCGATGCGGTTCGTCAGGGTTGCGATGGCCCAAATCTGTACCAACAGATCCTGACCTGGGCGCAAGACATGGAGGTGCATGGAAGCATCCTGGAGGCGGTCCTGGGAGCCGCCGAGGCACCGCCTGCGGACTATGTCCGGCAACAGGGGTGGGTTCTGACCGCATTGCGCAACGCCCTGTGGCAGCTCCTTCATGCATCCAACCTGGAAGAGGCCATTGTGGATACCGTGATGCGAGGCGGGGACACTGACACCAATGCTGCCATCTGCGGCGCGCTGCTGGGCGCTGTATACGGCCGCAAAGCTGTCCCCGGCCGATGGGTCCAATCCCTTCTCCATTGCCGCCCTGCGGCGGGACAGCCTAACGTGCACAGACCCAGGCCCGAGTGTTTCTGGCCCGTGGATGCATTGGAGCTGGCGAGGCGACTTCTCAAATCCGGAGAGCTGCGATGA
- a CDS encoding DUF362 domain-containing protein: protein MSPLITRRDFLRTGGQVGLGAALGAAWARGVGASEGALVVLVRDPEVLDPHGRIRAERLGSMLDQGVKLLLGRADVTEAWSALVGSQDVVGIKSNVWHYLPTPRELEEAIVARLRGIGVSPERISVDDRGVRANPVFQNSTALINVRPLRTHFWSGIGGCIKNYIMFVPNPSMYHPEGCAHLGAVWKEPMVKGKTRLNILCAITPQFYGRGPHFFDRRYTWPYCGLILSLDPVAADSVGARLLSVKRREHFGEDKPLDVTPHHIEVAHHTYGLGVSDPARIRLLKVGWTEASLI from the coding sequence ATGAGCCCTCTGATAACGAGAAGGGATTTTCTCAGAACAGGAGGACAAGTGGGCCTTGGTGCAGCCCTGGGGGCGGCTTGGGCCAGGGGTGTAGGGGCCTCTGAAGGTGCCCTGGTTGTGCTGGTGAGGGATCCAGAGGTGCTGGATCCCCATGGACGCATTCGAGCCGAGAGGCTGGGTTCCATGCTGGACCAAGGGGTGAAATTGCTCTTGGGCCGGGCAGATGTGACAGAGGCCTGGAGCGCTTTGGTCGGTTCCCAGGACGTGGTGGGAATCAAGAGCAATGTGTGGCATTACCTTCCCACACCAAGGGAGCTGGAAGAAGCCATAGTGGCCAGGCTCAGGGGTATTGGCGTGAGCCCGGAGAGAATCTCTGTGGATGACCGAGGAGTCAGGGCCAACCCAGTTTTCCAAAATAGCACGGCTCTGATCAACGTGAGGCCTTTGAGGACTCACTTCTGGTCGGGTATTGGGGGCTGCATCAAGAACTACATAATGTTTGTGCCCAACCCCTCCATGTACCATCCCGAGGGCTGTGCCCATCTGGGGGCGGTTTGGAAAGAGCCCATGGTCAAGGGCAAGACCAGATTGAACATACTTTGCGCCATAACCCCGCAATTCTATGGAAGAGGCCCCCATTTTTTTGACCGAAGGTACACGTGGCCCTATTGCGGCCTGATACTGAGTCTTGATCCGGTGGCAGCCGACTCGGTGGGGGCCAGGTTGCTCTCTGTGAAGCGCAGGGAGCACTTTGGGGAGGACAAACCCCTGGATGTGACGCCTCACCACATAGAGGTGGCCCATCATACCTATGGCCTGGGGGTGAGCGACCCTGCCAGGATACGATTGTTGAAGGTTGGCTGGACCGAGGCCTCCTTGATATGA
- a CDS encoding TRC40/GET3/ArsA family transport-energizing ATPase, whose amino-acid sequence MIPISLATIFDQHPDRRYIMFGGKGGLGKTTFSAATAFYLAKKGHRVLIFSVDPQASLTDIFQKDIFGKGPTEIMPNLYAQEIDADKRVREYQEEIRQKIRDMYGMDSIPEEIESYIQAAAAEPAMEESAIFDQVVDIVVQGGYDYYVYDLVPLGHALYYLSMASVYDAWIGKITGLRQQMREYDQVAAVIKREKELDEDAILNELLYIKERINKSSKILTDKKMTAFFFVITPEEMVIKDTLKAAELFSRFDVPLSGYIINRLIPEELKNQAIPDYLRNRLAMQEHYLKVIKSTFGDQILAAVPEMERDVTGLPMIERMARVMFGDF is encoded by the coding sequence GTGATTCCCATTTCTCTGGCCACCATCTTCGACCAACATCCTGACAGGCGCTACATCATGTTCGGGGGCAAGGGAGGCCTGGGCAAGACCACTTTCTCCGCTGCCACGGCATTTTATCTGGCCAAGAAAGGTCACCGAGTGCTTATCTTCTCGGTGGATCCTCAGGCTTCTCTCACGGACATATTCCAGAAGGACATCTTTGGCAAGGGACCCACGGAGATCATGCCCAATCTTTATGCACAGGAAATAGACGCTGACAAGAGGGTTAGGGAGTACCAGGAGGAAATCCGGCAAAAGATAAGGGACATGTATGGGATGGACAGCATCCCGGAGGAGATAGAGAGCTATATCCAGGCGGCTGCAGCCGAGCCAGCCATGGAGGAAAGCGCCATATTCGACCAGGTGGTGGACATAGTGGTCCAAGGGGGATACGACTACTATGTTTACGATCTGGTGCCCTTGGGTCATGCCCTTTACTACCTGAGCATGGCCTCTGTGTACGATGCCTGGATCGGCAAGATCACAGGGCTTCGACAGCAGATGAGGGAGTACGACCAGGTAGCAGCAGTGATCAAGAGGGAAAAGGAGCTGGATGAAGACGCCATCCTAAATGAGCTTCTGTACATCAAGGAAAGAATCAACAAGTCCTCCAAGATCCTGACGGACAAGAAGATGACCGCCTTTTTCTTCGTGATCACCCCTGAGGAGATGGTCATCAAGGACACCTTGAAGGCCGCGGAGCTCTTCTCCAGGTTCGACGTGCCCCTCAGCGGTTACATAATCAACAGGTTGATTCCCGAGGAACTCAAGAATCAGGCGATTCCTGATTATCTTCGCAACAGGCTGGCCATGCAGGAACACTATCTGAAGGTCATCAAGAGTACCTTCGGAGACCAGATCCTGGCCGCAGTGCCCGAGATGGAAAGGGATGTAACCGGACTTCCCATGATAGAGAGAATGGCCAGGGTCATGTTCGGGGATTTCTGA
- a CDS encoding plasmid pRiA4b ORF-3 family protein encodes MKRKFKKVYQFKITLQGIKPPVWRRIQVPETYTFWDLHVAIQDSMGWSDEHLHEFRIVNPCTGGTESIGIPDDEGWGPPVAPGWRRNIAFYFSEANPKAKYIYDFGDNWLHTVRLEKVLDRQPGVKYPLCVGGRRACPPEDCGGVPGYERLLEIVADPSHEEFETMSEWLGDDFEPEDFDPRRIIFTDPKERWKTLFQRF; translated from the coding sequence ATGAAAAGAAAATTTAAAAAAGTATATCAGTTCAAGATCACCCTCCAGGGGATCAAGCCTCCGGTCTGGAGGAGAATTCAGGTTCCAGAGACCTACACCTTCTGGGATCTTCACGTTGCCATTCAGGACTCAATGGGTTGGTCAGACGAACATCTGCACGAATTCAGGATCGTTAACCCGTGCACAGGGGGAACCGAAAGCATAGGAATACCAGACGACGAAGGTTGGGGGCCACCTGTTGCCCCGGGCTGGAGGCGAAACATAGCCTTCTACTTTTCTGAAGCCAATCCCAAGGCCAAGTACATATACGATTTCGGGGACAACTGGTTGCACACGGTAAGGCTGGAGAAGGTCTTGGATCGGCAGCCAGGGGTCAAGTACCCTCTTTGCGTTGGAGGAAGAAGAGCTTGCCCGCCGGAGGACTGCGGGGGGGTGCCAGGATACGAGAGACTGCTGGAGATAGTAGCGGACCCTTCCCATGAGGAGTTCGAGACAATGAGTGAGTGGTTGGGGGACGATTTTGAACCCGAAGATTTCGACCCCCGAAGGATTATCTTCACCGATCCTAAAGAAAGGTGGAAGACACTATTCCAGAGGTTCTGA
- a CDS encoding cyclodeaminase/cyclohydrolase family protein: MALADRTLARFLEDVAGISPTVPAGGCVVGMAGALAASLGRFVSGLSARKEDEPLKLERYQAIKARLRVLQDRCLCLMDQDLEACERLFQARLSIARGRSQGDPQQIQKAAHELMEPPMGLVRCGLELLRITLELVQRGNSVARADAGVAAEMANACARGGLWIARANLEILDTGLRRIHAETLDHLEMELEALYGRVSQEMVR; this comes from the coding sequence ATGGCCCTGGCAGATAGAACCCTGGCCCGGTTCCTTGAGGATGTGGCCGGCATTTCCCCCACGGTCCCGGCGGGGGGATGTGTGGTGGGGATGGCTGGGGCTCTGGCCGCATCCCTGGGAAGGTTCGTCTCCGGTCTTAGCGCCAGGAAAGAAGATGAACCTCTCAAGCTGGAAAGATACCAGGCCATCAAAGCCAGGCTACGGGTGCTTCAAGACAGATGCCTTTGCCTCATGGACCAGGATCTGGAGGCCTGTGAGAGGCTTTTTCAGGCCAGGCTAAGCATAGCCAGGGGAAGGTCCCAAGGAGATCCCCAGCAGATTCAAAAGGCAGCCCATGAGTTAATGGAGCCACCCATGGGCCTTGTGCGCTGCGGCCTGGAGCTTCTGCGAATAACTTTGGAGCTCGTGCAGCGCGGAAATTCAGTGGCCAGAGCCGATGCAGGAGTGGCTGCAGAAATGGCCAATGCCTGTGCCAGAGGAGGCCTTTGGATAGCCAGGGCCAACCTGGAGATCCTGGACACAGGGCTCAGGAGGATCCACGCCGAGACTCTGGATCATCTGGAGATGGAGCTGGAGGCTCTCTATGGGAGGGTCTCTCAGGAGATGGTTAGGTGA
- a CDS encoding DUF6599 family protein has translation MSWPLKLVIASILAASALACLTAQGLCQATAQQKGTSMAGPAFPKQVGQWKLEDQEESYDPQTLFDYMDGAAELYLAYNFRSMKMARYSKGQGPRIVLELYEMASSEDAFGIFSFEREDQEAGVGQGSEMGGGILRFWKGRYFANIYGEEEVPNDALLGLGKALADQIQETGRPPKLLDLLPEPSQGLIPGSVRFFRSHVCLNQRFFIANKNILHLSLETEGVLAVLSGRWGKVNLVIVRYPTEKRASEAQKSFASAYMPEAGPEGMLRTEDNRWTGAVRRGDIWIGVFGAATKQDLQQILEMLLRGKN, from the coding sequence ATGAGCTGGCCTCTGAAGTTGGTCATTGCGAGCATATTAGCAGCTTCGGCCTTGGCCTGCCTCACGGCTCAGGGCCTATGCCAGGCCACGGCCCAGCAGAAAGGAACAAGCATGGCAGGCCCGGCTTTTCCAAAGCAGGTGGGTCAGTGGAAGCTGGAAGACCAAGAGGAGAGCTATGATCCCCAGACACTTTTTGATTACATGGACGGGGCTGCAGAGCTCTATCTGGCCTACAATTTCCGCTCCATGAAAATGGCCCGTTACAGCAAGGGGCAGGGGCCTCGCATAGTCCTGGAGCTTTACGAGATGGCCTCATCTGAGGATGCCTTCGGGATCTTCTCCTTCGAGCGGGAGGATCAGGAAGCCGGTGTGGGACAGGGTTCCGAAATGGGAGGGGGAATATTAAGGTTCTGGAAAGGCCGCTATTTTGCAAACATCTATGGAGAGGAAGAGGTCCCAAACGATGCGCTCCTGGGCTTGGGCAAAGCCCTGGCAGATCAAATCCAGGAAACAGGCAGGCCTCCCAAGCTCCTAGACCTTCTGCCTGAGCCTTCCCAGGGTCTGATTCCAGGATCCGTGCGCTTCTTTAGAAGTCATGTTTGTTTGAATCAGCGTTTCTTCATCGCCAACAAGAACATCCTGCATTTGAGTCTGGAAACCGAAGGGGTTCTGGCAGTGCTCTCGGGCCGTTGGGGAAAGGTAAACCTTGTGATTGTTCGTTATCCCACAGAAAAGAGGGCTTCAGAGGCACAGAAGAGCTTTGCTTCTGCGTACATGCCGGAGGCTGGTCCCGAGGGCATGCTGCGCACCGAGGACAACCGATGGACAGGTGCTGTGCGAAGGGGTGATATCTGGATCGGGGTTTTCGGGGCTGCAACTAAACAGGACTTGCAGCAGATCCTGGAGATGCTCCTGAGGGGAAAAAACTGA
- a CDS encoding VOC family protein, with protein MKVNKIDHICIAVRDLKQAMKAWEPVLGKSGPDHMYVHEPEKIRVARYLLGDVGLELMESTSPDGPVARWIEIHGEGLMILSLNVDKTRQALQELESKGYSFVPTSQGTNIRPFEDCEFAFIHPKELNGVLLEFIDYKWPEK; from the coding sequence GTGAAGGTAAATAAGATAGACCACATATGCATAGCTGTGAGGGACCTAAAGCAGGCCATGAAGGCTTGGGAGCCGGTCCTTGGCAAGAGCGGGCCAGATCACATGTATGTGCACGAGCCCGAGAAGATCCGCGTGGCTAGATATCTGCTGGGAGATGTGGGGCTGGAATTAATGGAATCCACGAGCCCCGATGGCCCTGTGGCCAGATGGATAGAAATCCACGGCGAGGGTCTCATGATACTGAGCCTCAATGTGGATAAGACCAGGCAGGCCCTACAAGAGCTGGAATCCAAGGGCTACTCGTTTGTTCCCACTTCCCAGGGCACAAACATAAGACCCTTTGAGGACTGCGAATTCGCTTTCATCCACCCCAAGGAGCTAAACGGAGTGCTTTTGGAATTCATAGACTACAAGTGGCCGGAAAAATAG